The Bacteroidota bacterium genome includes the window AACAAAAGACTTTCAATATATTCCTGCCACCATTGACCAGGAGCAGGGAAAGCTGTTCCGGTGGGATGTTGAGTTGGCCTATACCGACAGCACCAGCCGGAATCTGGACCGGGGAATGATCACCGGCACATTCGAGAAATGGTGGCATTCCACAGGAAAAACACTAAACGACCAGCAGGATCATCAATGACGACCACCATTAAGCTGATTAATTGTGATTTTTACGCACACCACGGGGTGATGCAGGAAGAACACCGGATTGGCGGCCGCTACCAGGTCGATGTGGAGATGACTCTGGATGCCGAGGAAGCAGCGATGACAGATGACATCACTGCTACGGTCGATTATGAATCGGTTTATTCAACCCTTCGGCACCTGATACTGTCGCAGAAAAAGTACCTGATTGAAGCACTCGCCCATCAGATGGCAGTGGAATTACTCGGTCGGTTTCTGAAAATCCATTCGGTTCTGATCAGGGTAAGGAAAATGAATCCACCGGTGGGAGGGGTCTGTGACTACGCCGAGATTGAATACCGGAAAAGCCGCTCATGATCCGGTACTACCTCGGACTTGGTTCTAACCTGGGAGACCGGGAACGATTTCTGAACGAGGCCGCCTCCAAGGTAGCCGCAAACCCTTCCACGATCAGTTACCGGCTGAGTCCCCTGTATGAATCGGCCCCATTCGATGGATCAGGTCAGCCCGATTACCTGAATGCGGTTCTGGAACTGCTGAGTGACCTTGACCCGTGGGAACTGCTCGATTTCTGCCGGCGTCTGGAGGCAGAAGCCGGCAGGCAACGAACCCCCGGTCTGCAATGGGAGCCGCGGACGCTTGACATCGATATTCTTTTTGCCGGCACCGAGGTGGTTGATACCGCCGACCTGACCATTCCGCATCCCGGAGTGTCTCAGAGACCGTTTGTGCTGGTCCCGCTGGCCGATCTGAATGCTTCACTGGTCCATCCCGTAACAGGAGAACGGATCGGTCTTCTTGCCCAATCCATGAAATCCCAACTGATGCCCTATCAACCGATATACACATGATACCACCGGTTAAACATCCGAAAGACCTGCATTTTATTGCCGTTGAAGGAGTTATTGGTGTGGGCAAGACCAGTCTGGCCCATATACTGGCCAACCGGATCAATGCACGGCTGGTTCTTGAATCCTTTGAAGACAACCCGTTTCTCGAAAAATTCTATGAAGATCCCAACCGGTATGCCTTCCAGACACAGGTTCAGTTTCTGATATCGAGAGTTCAGCAACAACAGAAGATCACCGAACTGGATCTTTTTCATGAATATGTCGTCAGTGATTATATTTTCGAAAAAGACCGGATTTTTGCAATGACCACCCTGAAATCGGAGGAACTGGATCTGTATGACCGCATTGCTTCGGTCATGGAGAGTTTTGTGGCCAGCCCCGATCTGGTAATCTATCTGCAATCTTCGGTGGACCGGCTGATGCTGAACATAAAGAAACGGGCAAGAGGCAACGAGCACCGGATTACCCGACCATATCTGGAAAGCCTCTCTGAAGCGTACACACACTTTTTTTTCAGGTATCAGCGATGCCCGGTATTGATTATCAATACCACTGAAATTGATTTTGTGAATGACCAGACACACTTTGAAGAATTGATTGAACAGATTTTACACCGGACCCACAGCGGTCTGGAATATTATTTACCCAGCGGAAAGCAACCATGATGATCCGAGTCGCTATTCTACTCGTCCTGTTTCTGATCATTGTTCTGATTGTTGCCAGCATGATCAGGAAAAATCGTTCCGGAAAAACCAATCAGACCTATAACAGCGGTTTCCGGAAAAAAGACCGGAAACAGGTGGAGGATGCCGATTTTACCGAGGAATAAAGTGTAAGGCTGCCCTTTCCTTACACTTTTCTTACGGGTAACCTTTCAGTTCCCGCAAAGATCTTAAATTGTTATATTATTGATATTCAATGATATAAAGACTTTGGCACGGTTCTTTCAATGGGGTTGGCCAGCACCGGTACTCAGCCGGTACCCAAACCAAAAAGGAGTTACCCATGAAAACGCAATCTTCTCTTCTGACTGCCTTCACCTACCTGGCCATCGCAGGAACCGCCATCTGGCTGACCGGATGCGATTCTTCAACCAAATCTGAAGACGATGCCAGCACATCTGAAGACAACCTGACAGCCGTGCAACTGATTGCCGGTGACATTGCCTCTGATACCGATGGCGAATTCAGTGAACTGGAAACCATCGCCGCCTATGAATCAGGTTCCGTTGGCAAATTCGGCAAACCGGCCATTGATACTGTGATCACCCGCCCGAACATGACCATCAGTCTGTACCGGAAGTTTGCAAGCGTCAGCGGCGATTCCACCGACAATTATGTCGAGGGTTCTTCGACCGCACTGGTATTTAAACGCAGCATGACAGGTGTGTTTTCCACACCCGAAGGCATGACCCGCAACACCCGTTATAAAGAAATCAACCGGTATAATGCTCACACAGTGACCGGCCTTCTTCCCACAGAAACAGCCATCACCCTGAATGGCACCGGTACCCGTTCCAATTTCCATGAAATGAAACGGACCATTCGCAATCAGTCAGTGACCGAAACTTTCTCTCTGAGCGGATCAAGTACCCGTACCAACATCGTGATTAACAAGAATGACGGTAACAACTGGCCGGAAAGCGGAACAGCGGTTTACACCCTGACCATCACAAAAACCAAAAGCCGCGCTGACAAGTCAGGTGAAAGAACCTTTACGCGCACCATCACCATCACCTATAACGGAACCGAAACACCGGATGTGACCGTGAATGGCGAGAAATTTAAAATTGGTCTCAAGGACGGCGAAGTCACCAAAAAGTAACAGACTGGCAACCCTGCAACCACAGGCCGGATCAAACCGGCTTGTGGTGTTTCAGGAAACAACCAAAACCCATGAAAACGAACCGGACTCTTCTTTTGCTGCCCCTGCTGACTGCCCTCTGGCTGCTGAGTGCCTGTCAGTCCTCCACTCCTGTGGATGTGGATCCGGACGATCCGGAAGAAACCAATCCGTTGATCCTTTCAAACACAGATGTGCTGGTGGATGATGAGGCCGAGGACCTTCCCCGTCTCGATTCATCCATGATCATTTCCGTCCTGGGATATCCGAACCTGATTCCAACCAAACGGTTTTTCACGGGTATCTCTCTGAGGCATCGTCTTCATGGAAACAACTTCCTCAATTATGGGACGGTTAAGTTCGGATCGGTTACTTTAAACCATCCCGGTGTTGGCTATTTATTAAGTATCTGGGATTCATCCAATCCAACCGGCCAGGTGTATACACTCACTGCAACCGGATCCTCTGCCATCGAAGACTATTCAACCACCATCAGCCTGCCAGCCATGTACCGGATAACCAATCTGACCAACAACCAGGTCATTCCGGTCAGTGAAAAGCTTCGTCTTGTTTTTTCAGAACCGGTCAGCCCGGCAAGCTTTTTCCTGCACCTGGTCCCCGACAAAAAATATGGTCCAGGTGAAGAACTGCCAGCAGGAAAGAAATTTTTAACCATCCGGGTGAGCCGGCCGACCAAGGTCATTGTCATTCCGAAACCCTATCTGAAACAACTGGCGGCCCGGTTCCGGCCCCAGCAGGTCAATTACTACCTGATGGTGGCCAATGGCAAATTCCGCCAGATTGATACGCTCTCGGTTCAACCAAAGGCTGGGGGACCGACCCTTCAGCTTCCTGTTTATTACCGGAACCGGTATGAGATTCCGGTTATTCTGAGCGGAAAATGAACATGTGGACCACCGGTTTTCTCCTTCTGTTTTTTCTGTCGGATTCCACGGGTCAAACCGGGGAAGAAAGACGGCCATTGACGTTCATTCCGGTTTCCATCACACAAACCGACCTGAAAGCGCTGGATTCATCCTGGCCGATAAACCGGCGGTTTTACGGACTTCTGACCGATCAGATTAAATCAGTCAGCGGAGGTTCGGTCTACTTTGATCTGGCTTTTCCGGCCCGGGATTTTCTTCATCCTGAATCGGATCTGTACTGGTATACTGTTCTGACGCAATACCAGAACGTGCATGTTCTGGCCCCGGCCGCACCCGATAGTCTGCTGATGGGACAGTTTCCCGCACCCCGCCAGCTTTTTTTTCCTCCATTTCCTGATGTGATAAAAGTTACTGACCGGGGTCTGGTTTGCCGGAATCTGCCGGGAACGGATCCGTCACTTGCCAATCGGGATCTTTGGATTCCATGGCCTGAATCGGCTGTCACCGGACCTTCCTTCACTGGTCTGATCACCGGACAAATCCGGCCTGACAGCGCTGATTATTTTATTTTTGCGGACCTTCCGGGTCTGACTTCGTATGTTGTTCATCCGGGAACGCAGGAATCATGGGCCACCGGACGGCTCTATGCCTGGAGTATTCAATCGGTCCGTGACGGGCGCTGGGCCTGGTTCCTCCCTGACTGGGTGTGGATCCTGTCGTCCTTGGGTCTGATCGCACTGGCCTCTCTGATCGTCTTCATGCCCAACCGGCAGCACAGGTTGTTTCTGACCCTTCTGGTTGCAGGCAGTATCCTGGTCCCTGTTCTTGCCAGATGGACCGGGTATCATGTACCGGCCCTGATCTGGTTATTTCCACTGCTTCCCCTGATTCCGTTTCTGTTTCACCGGCTCTATGTGGCACTGCGGGGTGCTCATCAGGATAAGGCCCCCTCATCTGATCCGGTTCCTGCCGGGCCCGATCCATCGGTTCACAGAGAACTCACCGATCTGAAGTACAAATTGCGCTTCTACGAAGACATGTCTTCCAATCAGCCACCAGCTCCCACAGAAGGTCCTGATGGGTTGTGGTACGATCCCAAAGGGTCCTTTGCCGACCTCATTGGCCGGGCGGCTGTGGTGGCTTCCTCGGATATTTCGGTCATGATTCTGGGGGAAAGCGGAACCGGGAAAGAACGATTGGCCCGGTTTATTCACGATCGGTCGGCCCGTGCAAAAAAACCATTCATTGCCGTCAACTGCGCCTCTTTCAATGAAAATCTGATTGAGTCTGAACTGTTCGGATATGAAAAAGGGGCCTTTACCGGAGCCATTCAGACCAAACCGGGACGGTTTGAACTCGCCGATGGAGGAACGCTGTTTCTCGATGAAATTGGTGAAACACCTCCCGCCTTTCAGGTCCGTTTGCTCAGGGTATTACAGGAAGGCCTTTTTGAACGGGTAGGTGGTGTCAGTCCCATACGGGTATCGGTACGGATCATAACGGCCACCCATCAGCATCTGCCTACCCTGATCAGTCAGAAGACCTTCAGGGAGGATCTGTACTTCCGGCTGAACGGCTTACAACTGACCATCCCTCCCCTTCGCGAACGGAAATCGGATATCGGTCTGATTTTCAACAACCGGCTGGCTTTAACATCACCCGAAACCCGTTTTTCCCCTGCTCTGGTGGACTATTTGCAACAACAACCCTGGCCGGGAAATATTCGGCAATTGCTGGCTGCAACGGACCGTGCCATTCTGAATGCCAGAATCATGAACCGGACCTTTCTACTGCCCGATGATTTCGAACTTGGACTCACCGGACAGACTCCCTCCACGGACCAGATGGCCGACTCGGTTCTTGCCGCCCTGCGTGACGACCGGTTCCGGCACAGGAGCTTTACTGCCGCCGCCACCTCTCTGAATCTTCACCGGGTGACCATCACCGATTATTTCAGGGGTTGGGTGATCAGGTATACCTGTCAGAATCCGGATTTCAGGACGGTTTCTGCGTTGCTGGCTGGTGTGACCGAACCCGAAAGCATGGAAAAACTGCAAGAGAGGGTCCGGGAATATCAGGAAGGAATTTTCTCGAGAATTGATGAAGGTCTGGCTGCCGGAGAGACTGTAGAGCAACTGATAAAAGGCCGGTTCAAGAATCTGCCATCCTTTTTCCTTCCCGATCTGCAAACACTGATAGACAGGAGAATCAAACCATGAAATGGTGGCTGGTTCCCTGTCTGATTCTGTACACCCGTTTGCTGCCTGCTCAGCCGGTTGAACCCTTCTCACTCGTTCCTTCCGCGACCTACCAACTGGGCGTTGATGGCTGGTGGTTCAGAAACACCCTGACTGGTGTTCCTGTGTTTCAGTCTTCACTTTATGGAAAAATACGGGGAGGAAATTGGGAATCCGGACTGATTCTGAGATTTAACGATGAACAGGCCTTTTCGATTCCGGTCACCGAGCAGGTGATTTTACTGCCCGACAGCACCGAACTGACCGATCCCGAGGCCGTTTCAAACAACCCGTCCGTCCTGCGCTACTCATGGCCTGTGTCATTGGTCGGACAATGGCAAACAGGTGCATTTCGTTTTGAAACAGCGGCCCATTGGCTCATTCAGGAGGCTTCTGAACCTGAACCCATCCTAAAAACAGCTTCTCCGGGACTTTATTACATCGATTGGAAGACACCGGTCACCACTGCTCACCGGGTGGTGCTTCAGGGCGGGCTTTCCTGGATTTCTGAATCTCTGACCCTCACTGGTGGCTGGTCTGGACTGAGTGTGCTTGAATCAGGGGACCCCGGATCACTCAGTGGCGTCACTTCCACCATCCGACCCGATTTCCGGATCCGGTATCAATGGCCGGAGATTCAGATTGAAGGTGGATTTATGCAAAATGCCTGGTTCACCGGACTGACCGCCTCGACTGGTTTTCCCGGACTTTCCCAACCGGTGAAATCGGGTCTGCGGGTAAGAAAACCAGTGTCTGCCTACGAGATCACTGATTTTCAGATTCAATCGGTCTTCCCTGTGTACCCCTTTCTCGATCTGGTGATTGCCGGCCGGATGGCAGCCTGGAAAAAGGACCGTTTTTCACCCGATGATCTGAATGCCCTGCTGACCAACCAGGCCCACACGACCGATCCCATGACCCCGAATCAGAGCATTGGTGTCGGAATCCGGTTTAAACTGGATCCGACTTTCCGGAGCAACCCGGTGCGGTTAACCAGTCAGAAAACGTATCTGTCATCGGTTTACTCGGCCAAACGGTCTTATTACGCTTACAATCCGGCCGCCACCCTCGATCTTTTCAATACCTCTCCAGATGCCGAGGCGGTTCAGATTTCTGCCAGAAC containing:
- the folB gene encoding dihydroneopterin aldolase codes for the protein MTTTIKLINCDFYAHHGVMQEEHRIGGRYQVDVEMTLDAEEAAMTDDITATVDYESVYSTLRHLILSQKKYLIEALAHQMAVELLGRFLKIHSVLIRVRKMNPPVGGVCDYAEIEYRKSRS
- the folK gene encoding 2-amino-4-hydroxy-6-hydroxymethyldihydropteridine diphosphokinase, which gives rise to MIRYYLGLGSNLGDRERFLNEAASKVAANPSTISYRLSPLYESAPFDGSGQPDYLNAVLELLSDLDPWELLDFCRRLEAEAGRQRTPGLQWEPRTLDIDILFAGTEVVDTADLTIPHPGVSQRPFVLVPLADLNASLVHPVTGERIGLLAQSMKSQLMPYQPIYT
- a CDS encoding deoxynucleoside kinase; amino-acid sequence: MIPPVKHPKDLHFIAVEGVIGVGKTSLAHILANRINARLVLESFEDNPFLEKFYEDPNRYAFQTQVQFLISRVQQQQKITELDLFHEYVVSDYIFEKDRIFAMTTLKSEELDLYDRIASVMESFVASPDLVIYLQSSVDRLMLNIKKRARGNEHRITRPYLESLSEAYTHFFFRYQRCPVLIINTTEIDFVNDQTHFEELIEQILHRTHSGLEYYLPSGKQP
- a CDS encoding sigma-54-dependent Fis family transcriptional regulator, which translates into the protein MPNRQHRLFLTLLVAGSILVPVLARWTGYHVPALIWLFPLLPLIPFLFHRLYVALRGAHQDKAPSSDPVPAGPDPSVHRELTDLKYKLRFYEDMSSNQPPAPTEGPDGLWYDPKGSFADLIGRAAVVASSDISVMILGESGTGKERLARFIHDRSARAKKPFIAVNCASFNENLIESELFGYEKGAFTGAIQTKPGRFELADGGTLFLDEIGETPPAFQVRLLRVLQEGLFERVGGVSPIRVSVRIITATHQHLPTLISQKTFREDLYFRLNGLQLTIPPLRERKSDIGLIFNNRLALTSPETRFSPALVDYLQQQPWPGNIRQLLAATDRAILNARIMNRTFLLPDDFELGLTGQTPSTDQMADSVLAALRDDRFRHRSFTAAATSLNLHRVTITDYFRGWVIRYTCQNPDFRTVSALLAGVTEPESMEKLQERVREYQEGIFSRIDEGLAAGETVEQLIKGRFKNLPSFFLPDLQTLIDRRIKP